The following are encoded in a window of Acropora muricata isolate sample 2 chromosome 6, ASM3666990v1, whole genome shotgun sequence genomic DNA:
- the LOC136919394 gene encoding caspase recruitment domain-containing protein 9-like has product MDGENITFDEILDANRVEIVQRLQLDRTFLFDYLRSKKIFDLGDCDLVRAEKTREQQAGKFLDVLITKGEEGYRHFIDAIQLLNPSLYEKITGQKATARPSPLMMEGENFFLGSNSHGPDLDIMSNHLKRTMSDLQDLTIRYDEVLREKAVLEKKLSKTSRELWEKNQLIDELEKRYFDTKAMMMESHSSAKKVVEGAAQHQQEQNREMLERTHFIIALQMKLLSTKEEVDILKEKLEESNSEKENLLNRFSQISKNYDNQRRESMKLTEKLEHQKDNIQRAEELKVKVRQLQFSNQKLKQEKDEALREQEELKCWTEALKARYDIVEEDRKQTQESHESTVADYSELRDKADELELRLTICGREIEDLKKRCKDYEQTSNTYREQRDLYEKAWKETAAERDEMRKDREETMCKLTELIHGRDEAIDRQMEYSRQFELQYKKTAEELHQTKERLYQTEREMEDLRKAKLQRNPSDLVDHPLAADKKNIKSLRIDTEAAPGNQIVEGTQIDENSPAESSQSSEDSFDWRSRRKTSDIIDSVKKRVAMHRSPVTEQHSGNDSGEGSPQKNLSLDEKLEELMPERKCLSPEAQNCLSLDRNRGRSLFKSAPTYNTLEYMFGPSVSKTTSIYGGFDSNHSAYSSFRSSRSRVSELLGRLEASDTVDDGERKAIERECKYEDETETLTRPGYFKSISSPSKINKFAEMCKSAGGSESCFDYKGDHLEDTEPFETKHCKGVTPKELITLENGEEDKVKRSELEEIEEALKSPTLKGPFRRRSGALTDGKPRSSSAPNSLANDDHCQADVADNSSL; this is encoded by the exons ATGGACGGGGAGAACATTACTTTTGACGAAATTTTGGACGCAAATCGTGTTGAAATTGTGCAAAGATTACAGCTAGATCGTACATTTTTATTTGACTACTTGCGAAGCAAAAAGATATTCGATTTGGGTGATTGCGACCTTGTTCGTGCAGAAAAGACTCGAGAGCAACAGGCTGGCAAATTCCTCGATGTTTTAATAACAAAGGGAGAAGAAGGTTATCGTCATTTCATAGATGCAATTCAACTTCTTAATCCGTCTTTGTACGAAAAGATCACCGGACAAAAGGCAACAGCAA GGCCAAGCCCTCTAATGATGGAAGGAGAGAATTTCTTCTTAG GATCAAATAGTCATGGCCCCGACTTGGATATCATGAGCAATCATTTGAAACGCACCATGTCTGACTTGCAAGATTTGACAATCCGATATGACGAAGTATTGAGAGAAAAGGCTGTGTTAGAGAAGAAGTTGAGTAAAACATCCAGGGAGCTGTGGGAGAAGAACCAACTCATTGATGAACTAGAGAAACGCTACTTTGACACGAAAGCCATGATGATGGAGTCGCATTCCAGCGCCAAGAAAGTGGTAGAGGGCGCTGCACAACATCAGCAAGAACAGAACAGGGAAATGCTTGAAAGAACGCATTTCATCATCGCCCTGCAAATGAAGCTTCTTTCCACCAAAGAGGAGGTTGACATATTGAAGGAGAAGTTAGAAGAAAGCAATAGTGAGAAAGAAAATCTTCTCAACCGCTTCTCTCAGATTTCAAAGAATTACGACAACCAGAGACGCGAATCGATGAAGTTGACAGAAAAGCTAGAACACCAGAAGGATAATATTCAGCGAGCAGAAGAACTCAAGGTGAAAGTTCGACAACTGCAGTTCAGCAACCAGAAACTTAAACAGGAAAAGGATGAAGCTTTGAGGGAGCAAGAGGAACTGAAATGTTGGACTGAGGCACTAAAGGCCCGATACGATATCGTGGAAGAGGACAGAAAACAAACACAAGAAAGTCACGAAAGCACTGTTGCTGATTATTCTGAACTTCGCGACAAAGCCGATGAATTGGAGCTGAGGCTGACAATTTGTGGGCGCGAGATAGAAGACTTGAAAAAGCGCTGCAAAGATTACGAACAGACTTCAAACACGTACCGAGAGCAACGAGATTTGTATGAAAAGGCGTGGAAGGAGACTGCAGCGGAACGAGATGAAATGAGGAAGGACAGAGAGGAGACTATGTGCAAATTAACGGAGCTCATCCACGGTCGAGATGAGGCAATTGACAGACAGATGGAATACAGTCGACAATTTGAATTGCAGTACAAAAAAACAGCTGAAGAACTACATCAAACCAAGGAGCGACTTTATCAAACAGAACGAGAGATGGAAGACCTGAGGAAAGccaagcttcaaagaaacccttCCGATTTGGTTGATCACCCCCTTGCTGCGGACAAA AAAAACATCAAGAGCCTTCGTATAGACACTGAGGCAGCCCCGGGAAACCAGATAGTAGAGGGCACACAAATAGATGAGAACTCACCGGCGGAGAGCAGTCAAAGTAGTGAAGACTCATTCGATTGGAGATCACGCCGCAAAACAAGTGATATCATTGACAGCGTTAAAAAACGTGTCGCCATGCACAGATCACCAGTTACAGAACAACACAGCGGGAATGATAGCGGAGAAGGTTCTCCTCAAAAGAACTTGTCCTTAGACGAGAAGTTAGAAGAACTGATGCCTGAAAGAAAGTGTCTTTCACCCGAAGCTCAGAATTGTTTGAGTCTTGATCGCAACCGTGGAAGAAGCCTCTTTAAGAGTGCACCGACTTATAACACTTTAGAGTACATGTTTGGACCATCAGTCAGTAAAACTACTTCCATTTACGGTGGTTTTGACAGCAACCATTCTGCTTACTCGTCTTTTCGTTCTTCTCGAAGCCGTGTTTCAGAGTTACTGGGGCGTTTGGAGGCATCGGACACAGTAGACGACGGGGAACGAAAAGCTATCGAGCGGGAGTGCAAGTACGAGGACGAAACAGAAACCCTAACTCGCCCGGGTTATTTCAAAAGCATTTCGTCTccgtcaaaaattaataaatttgcGGAGATGTGTAAATCAGCCGGAGGCTCAGAGAGCTGCTTTGACTATAAGGGAGACCATCTTGAGGACACAGAGCCATTTGAAACCAAACACTGTAAAGGTGTCACACCAAAGGAGCTGATTACTCTTGAAAATGGTGAAGAAGATAAAGTGAAAAGATCGGAACTTGAAGAAATAGAAGAGGCGCTAAAGTCTCCTACGCTTAAAGGTCCGTTCCGACGGAGGTCAGGTGCGCTCACTGATGGAAAGCCCAGAAGTTCATCAGCTCCGAACTCCCTCGCGAATGATGATCATTGTCAAGCAGACGTTGCAGATAATTCCTCCCTTTGA